In Rubrivirga marina, the following are encoded in one genomic region:
- a CDS encoding SRPBCC family protein, with translation MRVEHALRIAAPPDVVWAVTEDVERWPELTPTITSVTRVDDGPLRLGSQARIKQPAQPEAVWTVTEFVDGERFAWETRRPGLRMTGSHRVSLSGNGTTNHLGVEASGVLAVLLGPFLRPVMHRALVQENEGMKARCEAIARERAQAPSLP, from the coding sequence ATGCGCGTCGAGCACGCCCTCCGCATCGCCGCCCCGCCCGACGTGGTGTGGGCCGTCACCGAAGACGTCGAACGGTGGCCCGAGCTCACCCCGACCATCACGTCCGTCACCCGGGTGGACGACGGCCCGCTTCGACTCGGCAGCCAGGCCCGGATCAAGCAGCCGGCTCAGCCCGAGGCCGTCTGGACCGTCACCGAGTTCGTCGACGGCGAGCGGTTCGCGTGGGAGACCCGCCGGCCGGGCCTCCGGATGACCGGCTCGCACCGCGTGTCCCTGTCGGGCAATGGCACGACGAACCACCTCGGCGTGGAGGCCTCCGGCGTCCTCGCCGTTCTGCTCGGGCCGTTCCTCCGCCCGGTGATGCATCGGGCCCTCGTCCAGGAAAACGAGGGCATGAAAGCCCGCTGCGAGGCCATCGCCCGCGAGCGCGCCCAGGCCCCCTCTCTGCCATGA
- a CDS encoding WD40/YVTN/BNR-like repeat-containing protein, translated as MLPPWTPTALSAVVVALALDGGTAYAGLDDGRVLRSPNGGGPWEVVADAPGPVPVALLAVPGALLLGGPDGLDRIAADGRPLPTDGLPEGPVVSFARAGGVAMAGTDGHGVFRSEDDGRTWIASNGGLPFRGVGLGVSGFASTEAALFVAHALGVSRSRDAGRAWEAAGAGLPLRIGHLAVAASGPRLFAEADGRLFQLDGDVWAERDAATVGLLGADAHALYALDASHDLVWRAAEGGPWRPYGDGLPAPPHALAPGPAWRLAALDDGGLWRRPATSPPASAPVPSLDGVPPFLASTPAELTVTLPVASHVVLSLVGTDGAEAARLAEGPYPAGVHPVPLSAEGLPSGLYRCRLVVADHVVSHPLAVL; from the coding sequence ATGCTCCCCCCCTGGACCCCGACCGCGCTCTCCGCCGTCGTCGTCGCGCTCGCCCTCGACGGCGGGACGGCCTACGCCGGGCTCGATGACGGCCGCGTGCTCCGCTCGCCCAACGGCGGCGGGCCGTGGGAGGTCGTGGCCGACGCGCCGGGGCCGGTGCCCGTCGCGCTCCTCGCGGTGCCCGGCGCGCTCCTCCTGGGCGGCCCCGACGGCCTCGACCGCATCGCCGCCGACGGCCGGCCCCTCCCGACCGACGGGCTCCCCGAGGGCCCCGTCGTCTCGTTCGCACGGGCCGGCGGCGTCGCCATGGCGGGGACGGACGGCCACGGCGTGTTCCGCTCGGAAGACGACGGCCGGACGTGGATCGCCTCGAACGGGGGGCTCCCGTTCCGCGGCGTCGGCCTGGGGGTCTCGGGCTTCGCCTCCACCGAGGCGGCCCTGTTCGTGGCCCACGCGCTCGGCGTGAGCCGGAGCCGCGACGCGGGGCGGGCCTGGGAGGCCGCCGGCGCCGGGCTCCCGCTCCGGATCGGGCACCTGGCGGTCGCCGCCAGCGGGCCGCGCCTGTTCGCCGAGGCCGACGGCCGGCTCTTCCAGCTCGACGGCGACGTGTGGGCCGAGCGCGACGCCGCGACCGTCGGCCTCCTCGGCGCCGACGCCCACGCCCTGTACGCCCTCGACGCGTCCCACGACCTCGTCTGGCGGGCCGCCGAGGGCGGGCCGTGGCGGCCCTATGGCGACGGGCTCCCCGCTCCGCCCCACGCGCTCGCGCCGGGCCCGGCGTGGCGGCTGGCGGCCCTCGACGACGGCGGCCTCTGGCGCCGGCCCGCGACGTCCCCACCCGCCTCGGCGCCCGTGCCGAGCCTCGACGGCGTGCCCCCTTTTCTGGCGAGCACGCCCGCCGAGCTGACCGTCACGCTCCCAGTGGCCAGCCACGTCGTACTGTCCCTGGTCGGCACCGACGGGGCCGAGGCCGCCCGGCTGGCGGAGGGCCCCTACCCCGCGGGCGTCCACCCCGTCCCTCTGTCCGCGGAGGGCCTCCCCTCTGGCCTCTACCGCTGCCGGCTCGTCGTCGCCGACCACGTCGTGTCCCACCCTCTCGCCGTCCTCTAA
- a CDS encoding helix-turn-helix transcriptional regulator, with protein sequence MGPTLTAADLVRLETASRALMSPLAAASPEAWLAEAGGAVRDLVGGTGVVLQFPTSAVPYFSDDATEVSTGVLDYTQEIQWDGVRFSDPVVDAWNRMRRESRMETFSWDVNIAMVRDRGLDPNDAPIITDVLQGQRFNDFVGMIGETPVGEAMVWVLHRRYGGFPFGERSASLLQVLMPSFRAGLDALGRLGAHRAALDAVSEPLAAFDADGRALHRNAALAALLAADPEGATVDREVARLGRASRALARAVRGAVPPSEVTVTTARGQYVVRSTALPPGLFGPDPAVLVTVDASIVRVPPTAEEVRQRTGLTLREAEVALLLAEGLTNAQVADRLFIAPATARRHTENVLGKLGVATRSAVAGRVFEMA encoded by the coding sequence ATGGGTCCGACGCTCACCGCCGCCGACCTCGTCCGCCTCGAAACCGCCAGCCGGGCGCTCATGAGCCCGCTCGCCGCGGCCTCGCCCGAGGCGTGGCTGGCCGAGGCCGGCGGCGCCGTCCGCGACCTCGTCGGCGGGACCGGCGTGGTCCTCCAGTTCCCGACGTCCGCCGTCCCCTACTTCAGCGACGATGCGACCGAGGTCTCGACCGGCGTCCTCGACTACACGCAGGAGATCCAGTGGGACGGCGTCCGGTTCTCCGACCCCGTCGTCGACGCGTGGAACCGGATGCGCCGCGAGTCCCGCATGGAGACGTTCTCGTGGGACGTCAACATCGCGATGGTCCGGGACCGTGGGCTCGACCCCAACGACGCGCCCATCATCACGGACGTGCTCCAGGGCCAGCGGTTCAACGACTTCGTGGGGATGATCGGGGAGACGCCGGTGGGCGAGGCGATGGTGTGGGTGCTCCACCGCCGGTACGGCGGCTTCCCGTTCGGCGAGCGGTCGGCCAGCCTGCTCCAGGTGCTGATGCCGTCGTTCCGTGCGGGCCTCGACGCGCTCGGGCGGCTCGGCGCGCACCGGGCCGCACTCGACGCCGTCTCGGAGCCGCTCGCGGCGTTCGACGCCGACGGCCGCGCGCTCCACCGGAACGCGGCGCTGGCTGCTCTCCTCGCCGCCGACCCCGAGGGCGCCACGGTCGACCGCGAGGTGGCCCGCCTCGGGCGCGCGAGCCGGGCTCTCGCCCGCGCCGTCCGCGGGGCCGTGCCGCCGTCAGAGGTCACCGTCACGACCGCCCGCGGCCAGTACGTCGTGCGCTCGACGGCCCTCCCACCGGGCCTGTTCGGGCCAGACCCGGCCGTCCTCGTGACCGTCGACGCCTCGATCGTGCGGGTCCCGCCCACGGCCGAAGAGGTCCGCCAGCGGACGGGCCTGACGTTGCGCGAGGCCGAGGTCGCGCTCCTGCTCGCCGAAGGGCTGACGAACGCGCAGGTCGCCGACCGCCTGTTCATCGCGCCGGCGACGGCCCGGCGACACACGGAGAACGTCCTCGGCAAGCTCGGCGTGGCGACGCGCTCGGCGGTCGCCGGCCGCGTGTTCGAGATGGCCTAA
- a CDS encoding OsmC family protein, translating into MTVQAHVRNREGRHEVTLRTNDAEHALTIPPKPGGLGSSANGGELLFLALATCYCNDVYREAAALGIDVRGVEVEVEGTFGGVGEPARDVRYRARVSAAGAAEAEVVRLLERTDAVAEVQNTLRTGLPVRLVETAVEIVP; encoded by the coding sequence ATGACCGTCCAGGCGCACGTCCGCAACCGGGAGGGGCGCCACGAGGTGACGCTCCGCACCAACGACGCCGAGCACGCCCTCACGATCCCACCGAAACCGGGCGGGCTCGGGTCGAGCGCGAACGGCGGCGAGCTCCTGTTCCTCGCCCTCGCCACCTGCTACTGCAACGACGTCTACCGCGAGGCCGCCGCGCTCGGCATCGACGTCCGCGGCGTGGAGGTTGAGGTCGAAGGCACGTTCGGCGGCGTCGGCGAGCCGGCGCGCGACGTCCGGTACCGGGCCCGCGTCTCGGCCGCCGGCGCGGCCGAGGCGGAGGTCGTTCGCCTCCTCGAACGGACCGACGCCGTGGCCGAGGTCCAGAACACGCTCCGGACCGGGCTCCCGGTCCGCCTCGTGGAGACGGCCGTCGAGATCGTCCCCTAG
- a CDS encoding helix-turn-helix transcriptional regulator has translation MFTSTDLSRLESASRTLLSPLAAPDVDAWRSEAIASASALLGADCGLFMLSSAPRVHVSDTTDAAFLAVYDQHVAEVTARGPRLSDAVMQRWLDERRRVGQEVVTNALADDLLAPYGLALRDSSLYNEGMAPGGWADQRTLYVGFGGGEAMLQLGYARADRAPDPDASVAFLRILLPSLKAGLDALGRLGAHRAALDAVGSPLALFDADARQVHRTAALSGLLAAEPDRDRLAIELRAFAATLRPLAAPRRHDIGLSPTGPVREVRTAGATYRLRGTILPADAAEAPLLVTVERVGAVALPSPEEVRQRTGLTLREAEVALLLAEGLTNVQVADRLFIAPKTARRHTENVLGKLEVATRAAVASALLRAA, from the coding sequence TTGTTCACGTCCACCGACCTCTCTCGCCTGGAGTCCGCCAGCCGCACGCTGCTCTCGCCGCTCGCCGCGCCCGACGTCGACGCGTGGCGGAGCGAGGCCATCGCGTCGGCCTCGGCCCTGCTCGGGGCGGACTGCGGCCTGTTCATGCTGTCGTCGGCGCCGCGCGTCCACGTCAGTGACACGACCGACGCGGCGTTCCTCGCGGTCTACGACCAGCACGTGGCCGAGGTCACGGCGCGCGGGCCGCGGCTGAGCGACGCCGTCATGCAGCGGTGGCTCGACGAGCGGCGGCGCGTCGGGCAAGAGGTCGTCACGAACGCCCTCGCCGACGACCTGCTCGCGCCGTACGGCCTCGCGCTCCGCGACTCGTCGCTCTACAACGAGGGGATGGCGCCCGGCGGCTGGGCGGACCAGCGGACGCTCTACGTCGGGTTCGGCGGGGGCGAGGCCATGCTCCAGCTCGGCTACGCCCGCGCCGACCGGGCGCCCGACCCCGACGCGTCGGTCGCGTTCCTCCGCATTCTGCTGCCGTCGCTGAAGGCCGGCCTCGACGCGCTCGGGCGGCTCGGCGCGCACCGGGCCGCGCTCGACGCCGTCGGCTCCCCGCTCGCCCTGTTCGACGCCGACGCCCGGCAGGTCCACCGGACCGCGGCGCTGAGCGGCCTTCTCGCCGCTGAGCCCGACCGCGATCGGCTCGCCATCGAGCTCCGCGCGTTCGCCGCCACGCTCCGACCGCTGGCGGCCCCGCGCCGCCACGACATCGGGCTGAGCCCGACAGGACCGGTCCGGGAGGTCCGGACGGCCGGCGCGACGTACCGCCTCCGCGGGACCATCCTCCCGGCCGACGCCGCCGAGGCGCCCCTCCTCGTCACCGTCGAGCGCGTAGGCGCCGTCGCGCTCCCCTCGCCCGAGGAGGTCCGCCAGCGGACGGGGCTGACGTTGCGCGAGGCCGAGGTGGCGCTCCTGCTCGCCGAAGGGCTGACGAACGTGCAGGTCGCCGACCGCCTGTTCATCGCCCCGAAGACCGCGCGGCGGCATACGGAGAACGTTCTCGGCAAGCTGGAGGTCGCCACCCGCGCGGCGGTCGCCTCGGCCCTGCTCCGGGCGGCCTAG
- a CDS encoding S41 family peptidase gives MALGDGHSFLLVPEHSEAVAADAASAEPGWLRRLQGRVVEGSGGPVGVIRVPFFMGGDEGAVRYADSLVAAIRRVDAARPVGWIVDVRMNGGGNVWPMLAGLAPLLGDGVVGGSVAADGARSWTRIEGSAAVAVTPDTTAEVIRTSRAYLVSDPFAPVAVLADSATGSSAEAVALAFEGRPRSRRLGTATAGVSSANEGIPLPDGSVLVVTTDLMTDRTGRAYGVRLLPDVVAVDDPGAEADEAIETAAAWVRDQPEAECLEFVAPSAPGGPRPPDSAFSLHLGTAAGVLHMVGARHSDDPADPQVAAIEAAWTAFRPTVAFYEGPERPLAATADETIRQTGESGLVRWMAARDGVEVRRLEPAPGPEFGAVAAAVGAEPAALFFVLREAARLRDRKDTTGPALDEPIAELLRRAAPLGLPLADLDALRAAYARHFSDVPGSPADWRDVPGAWFDPGADDTQTGGQFMAEANRASSTFRDRHMARALAEAVPGERVFAVVGRDHVPAQAPALRCLLRRP, from the coding sequence GTGGCGCTCGGCGACGGCCACAGCTTCCTCCTCGTGCCGGAGCACAGCGAGGCGGTCGCGGCCGACGCCGCCAGCGCGGAGCCCGGCTGGCTCCGTCGGCTCCAGGGCCGAGTGGTCGAGGGCTCAGGCGGCCCCGTCGGGGTCATTCGCGTCCCGTTCTTCATGGGCGGCGACGAGGGCGCCGTCCGCTACGCGGACAGCCTCGTGGCCGCGATCCGCCGCGTTGACGCCGCCCGCCCGGTTGGGTGGATCGTCGATGTCCGGATGAACGGCGGCGGGAACGTCTGGCCGATGCTGGCCGGGCTCGCGCCCCTCCTCGGCGACGGCGTCGTGGGCGGGAGCGTCGCCGCCGACGGCGCCCGGAGCTGGACGCGGATCGAGGGCTCGGCGGCGGTCGCCGTCACGCCCGACACGACGGCGGAGGTGATCCGCACGTCGCGGGCCTACCTGGTCTCCGACCCGTTCGCGCCCGTCGCCGTGCTGGCCGACAGCGCGACGGGGTCCTCGGCCGAGGCCGTCGCTCTCGCGTTCGAGGGCCGCCCGCGGAGCCGACGGCTCGGCACGGCCACCGCCGGCGTGTCCTCAGCCAACGAGGGGATCCCGCTCCCCGACGGATCGGTCCTCGTCGTCACGACCGACCTGATGACAGACCGGACCGGCCGCGCCTATGGCGTCCGCCTACTCCCTGACGTCGTGGCTGTGGACGACCCGGGAGCGGAGGCGGACGAGGCGATCGAGACCGCCGCCGCCTGGGTCCGCGATCAGCCCGAGGCCGAGTGCCTCGAGTTCGTCGCCCCCTCCGCTCCGGGTGGGCCTCGACCGCCCGACTCCGCCTTCTCCCTCCACCTCGGCACCGCTGCGGGCGTCCTCCACATGGTCGGCGCCCGGCACAGCGACGACCCCGCAGACCCGCAGGTCGCCGCCATCGAAGCTGCGTGGACCGCGTTCCGCCCGACCGTCGCGTTCTACGAGGGGCCCGAGCGCCCCCTCGCCGCGACGGCCGACGAGACGATCCGCCAGACGGGTGAGTCGGGGCTCGTGCGGTGGATGGCGGCGCGCGACGGCGTCGAGGTGCGACGGCTGGAGCCCGCCCCCGGGCCCGAGTTCGGCGCCGTGGCCGCGGCCGTCGGGGCCGAGCCGGCCGCGCTGTTCTTCGTGCTCCGCGAGGCCGCCCGCCTTCGCGACCGGAAGGACACGACGGGCCCCGCGCTCGACGAGCCCATCGCCGAGTTGCTCCGTCGGGCTGCCCCGCTCGGCCTTCCACTCGCCGATCTCGACGCCCTCCGGGCCGCCTACGCCCGGCACTTCAGCGACGTGCCCGGCTCCCCCGCCGACTGGCGAGACGTCCCTGGCGCGTGGTTCGACCCCGGCGCCGACGACACCCAGACCGGGGGCCAGTTCATGGCCGAGGCCAACCGGGCGTCGAGCACGTTCCGCGACCGCCACATGGCCCGCGCCCTCGCCGAGGCGGTTCCCGGCGAGCGCGTGTTCGCCGTCGTCGGGCGCGACCACGTGCCGGCGCAGGCGCCGGCCCTCCGCTGCCTCCTGCGCCGACCATAG
- a CDS encoding S41 family peptidase, which translates to MPRSLVLLAALLASSAAAQPLADSLAQRGIEAYESGAYAESARLFADALDAGARDGTLAYYAACAAALAGDADAAFRFLALAPDLGFLDADLVRRDSDLASLHDDPRWPVAVARVERASATSRLLWASPTFRTPYADTLAVDERVAGLSRLWAEVKFNFANFDLVPGRLDWDSLYVATLPRVRAAGSTLEYYRVLQSVVARLHDGHVNVWLPPALADRASAQPGLTTRLVEGRVFITDVWDPALAALGLRPGQEIVEIDGEPVHDYAARVVRPVVSSPKPLASDVWTYEYSLLSGDAATPVALTVDGADGSRQRVSVPRLPVEQARVVVPTPEPFGLDWLPGRVAHVRLTTFGGPEAADRFLERFPEIAEAAGVVLDVRENGGGDGAVGYRVLCALTGAERLVTAAWRTRLYRPVYRAWGRGEASDGDPAPTYGCDDALDYDGPVALLVGPRTGSAAEDLAVAFDLLDRGPIVGEPTAGSTGQPLLFALPGGGSARVTTRRDLYPDGREFVGLGVQPDVPAAPTVAGLRAGRDDALQAAAAALSLGD; encoded by the coding sequence ATGCCCCGCTCGCTCGTCCTCCTCGCCGCTCTCCTCGCATCCAGCGCCGCCGCCCAGCCGCTCGCCGACTCGCTCGCCCAGCGCGGCATCGAGGCGTACGAGTCCGGGGCCTACGCCGAGAGCGCGCGGCTCTTCGCCGACGCGCTCGACGCGGGCGCCCGCGACGGGACGCTCGCCTACTACGCCGCCTGCGCTGCCGCTCTCGCCGGCGACGCCGACGCGGCGTTCCGCTTCCTGGCCCTCGCCCCCGACCTCGGCTTCCTCGACGCCGACCTCGTCCGGCGCGACTCGGACCTCGCGAGCCTCCATGACGACCCCCGCTGGCCCGTCGCCGTCGCCCGCGTCGAGCGCGCGTCCGCTACCTCCCGGCTGCTCTGGGCGAGCCCCACGTTCCGCACGCCCTACGCCGACACCCTCGCGGTCGACGAACGCGTCGCCGGGCTCTCGCGACTATGGGCCGAGGTCAAGTTCAACTTCGCCAACTTCGACCTCGTCCCGGGCCGGCTCGACTGGGACTCGCTCTACGTCGCCACGCTCCCGCGCGTCCGGGCGGCCGGGTCGACGCTCGAGTACTACCGCGTGCTCCAGTCGGTCGTCGCACGGCTCCACGACGGGCACGTCAACGTCTGGCTGCCGCCCGCGCTCGCCGACCGGGCCTCCGCCCAGCCCGGTCTCACGACGCGGCTGGTCGAGGGCCGCGTGTTCATCACGGACGTGTGGGATCCGGCGCTCGCGGCGCTCGGCCTGCGGCCCGGGCAGGAGATCGTGGAGATCGACGGTGAGCCTGTCCACGACTACGCGGCCCGCGTCGTGCGGCCAGTGGTCAGCTCCCCGAAGCCGCTCGCGAGCGACGTCTGGACCTACGAATACTCCCTCCTGTCCGGCGACGCCGCCACGCCCGTCGCGCTCACGGTGGACGGTGCCGACGGCAGCCGCCAGCGGGTCTCCGTGCCTCGGCTCCCGGTCGAGCAGGCGCGGGTGGTGGTGCCGACGCCGGAGCCGTTCGGGCTCGACTGGCTGCCCGGCCGCGTCGCGCACGTCCGCCTGACGACGTTCGGCGGGCCGGAGGCGGCCGACCGGTTCCTCGAGCGGTTCCCCGAGATCGCCGAGGCGGCCGGAGTCGTCCTCGACGTCCGCGAGAACGGGGGCGGAGATGGGGCCGTCGGCTACCGCGTGCTCTGCGCGCTCACCGGCGCCGAGCGGCTGGTGACGGCCGCGTGGCGGACCCGGCTGTACCGGCCGGTCTACCGCGCGTGGGGCCGCGGCGAGGCCTCCGACGGCGACCCGGCCCCGACGTACGGCTGCGACGATGCGCTCGACTACGACGGCCCCGTGGCCCTGCTCGTCGGCCCGCGGACGGGCTCGGCGGCCGAGGACCTCGCCGTCGCTTTCGACCTGCTGGACCGCGGCCCGATCGTCGGCGAGCCGACGGCCGGCAGCACGGGCCAGCCGCTCCTGTTCGCGCTCCCCGGCGGCGGCAGCGCCCGCGTCACGACGCGCCGCGACCTCTACCCGGACGGCCGCGAGTTCGTCGGCCTCGGCGTCCAGCCCGACGTGCCCGCGGCCCCGACGGTCGCCGGCCTCCGCGCCGGCCGCGACGACGCGCTGCAGGCCGCCGCCGCCGCGCTCAGCCTGGGTGACTGA